A genomic stretch from Bacterioplanes sanyensis includes:
- a CDS encoding DoxX family protein has protein sequence MKNFSLLSVFHSNAGLAATVLRVPVGIILAAHGAQKLFGWFGGYGLEGTGQWMASIGLEPGFIMALAAGSAEFFGGLALVAGLATRPAAAVSAFTMLVAIFSVHISHGLFLSNNGYEYALALFAATSALTLQGAGRFAMDNWLAERLRAGQSMHTTPRQQLA, from the coding sequence ATGAAAAACTTCTCTCTGTTATCTGTATTTCATTCGAACGCAGGTCTGGCCGCTACGGTACTGCGTGTACCGGTAGGCATCATTCTCGCTGCCCACGGCGCGCAAAAACTGTTTGGTTGGTTTGGAGGCTATGGCCTAGAAGGCACCGGCCAATGGATGGCCAGCATCGGTCTAGAGCCTGGTTTTATCATGGCTCTGGCGGCAGGCAGCGCTGAGTTTTTTGGCGGGTTGGCATTGGTAGCCGGGCTGGCTACACGCCCAGCCGCAGCGGTGAGTGCCTTCACCATGTTGGTGGCCATATTCAGCGTGCACATTAGCCACGGCTTGTTCCTGAGCAACAATGGCTACGAATACGCACTAGCCTTATTTGCAGCCACCTCAGCACTCACCCTGCAAGGAGCTGGGCGCTTTGCCATGGATAACTGGCTGGCCGAGCGTTTGCGCGCAGGCCAGTCCATGCACACCACACCGCGCCAGCAACTGGCCTAA
- a CDS encoding glutathione S-transferase family protein, translated as MLVNGKWQENWQPVQNKDEKGRFIRQTSSFRHWITADGAAGPSGDAGFKAEKDRYHLYVAYICPWASRTLMARTLKGLEDIISVSVVNPQLSEQGWQFGGFEDSDQDALNHADFMHQIYTQVDTNYTGRATVPVLWDKKTHTIVNNESADIIRIFNSAFVDIVDQGPNLVPEHLSADIEALNSYIYSELNNGVYQAGFASTQQAYDEAYTNVFSALDTLDDRLSDGRAYLFGEQLTESDIRLFVTLIRFDVAYHGLFKCNRNLIKDMPFLHAYMHRILAIDGIAQTVNIQHIKAGYYSIKALNPNGIVPTGPLSF; from the coding sequence ATGTTAGTAAACGGTAAGTGGCAAGAAAACTGGCAGCCGGTGCAAAACAAAGACGAAAAAGGCCGTTTTATTCGTCAAACTTCGTCTTTTCGCCATTGGATTACTGCCGACGGCGCCGCAGGGCCAAGCGGTGATGCTGGTTTTAAAGCAGAAAAAGATCGTTACCACCTATACGTGGCTTATATCTGCCCATGGGCCAGTCGTACCCTAATGGCACGCACGTTAAAAGGGCTAGAGGACATTATTAGTGTCTCGGTGGTGAATCCACAATTGAGCGAGCAAGGTTGGCAATTCGGTGGCTTTGAAGACAGCGACCAGGACGCTCTCAATCATGCCGACTTTATGCATCAGATTTATACCCAGGTCGACACTAACTACACTGGACGCGCGACCGTACCCGTGCTGTGGGATAAAAAAACGCACACCATCGTCAATAACGAATCGGCGGATATTATCCGCATTTTCAACAGTGCTTTTGTCGACATCGTCGATCAAGGTCCCAACTTAGTGCCTGAGCATTTATCGGCGGATATCGAAGCGTTAAACAGCTACATTTATTCTGAGTTAAATAATGGCGTCTATCAAGCAGGATTCGCCTCTACGCAACAAGCTTATGACGAGGCTTATACCAACGTATTTAGTGCTCTGGACACGCTGGATGATCGACTGAGCGACGGCCGTGCGTATTTATTTGGCGAGCAGCTCACAGAATCTGACATACGACTGTTTGTTACCCTGATTCGTTTTGATGTCGCGTATCATGGCTTGTTTAAGTGCAATCGTAACTTGATAAAGGACATGCCTTTCCTGCACGCATATATGCACCGCATCCTTGCCATTGACGGCATTGCACAGACGGTGAATATCCAGCACATTAAAGCGGGCTATTACTCCATCAAGGCGTTAAATCCGAATGGCATCGTACCCACCGGCCCGCTGTCTTTTTAG
- a CDS encoding LysR family transcriptional regulator, which produces MDRLELLKALLAVAEEGSFTRAAHKLNSSNQLVSKYVSELESQLSVRLFNRTTRRVHLTEAGQQALLHARRILESYADMENHFSQYQGAISGRLNISAPVSFSTLHLAPLLQSFKQHYPDVCVNLELSDRKVDVVEEGFDVVLRIGHLKDSSLVAKKIAPVRLVMCASPSYLRANGVPNQPEDLNAEHFLRYSYMEFEPANSQLIQVLKSYAHSKPSAMVANNGEVLKSAAVVGDGYVLQPTFIVGEALRQGQLITILDDFEVEPLGLYAVYPHRKLVAPKLRVFIDFLSGYFGDPPYWDQFDQV; this is translated from the coding sequence ATGGACAGATTAGAGCTGTTGAAAGCCTTGCTGGCGGTGGCGGAAGAGGGCAGCTTTACCCGCGCTGCTCACAAGCTGAATAGCTCGAATCAGTTGGTGAGTAAGTATGTGTCGGAGCTGGAATCACAGCTCAGTGTGCGCTTGTTTAATCGCACCACACGCCGTGTTCATCTCACTGAAGCAGGCCAACAGGCGTTGCTGCACGCCCGGCGCATACTGGAAAGCTATGCCGATATGGAAAACCACTTCAGCCAATATCAGGGGGCTATCAGTGGTCGCCTTAACATCAGTGCGCCGGTATCCTTTTCGACACTGCACCTAGCGCCGCTGCTGCAATCCTTTAAACAGCACTACCCAGATGTCTGTGTGAATCTGGAATTAAGCGATCGCAAAGTGGATGTGGTGGAGGAAGGTTTTGATGTGGTATTGCGAATCGGCCATTTAAAAGACTCTTCTTTGGTCGCCAAGAAAATCGCACCGGTGCGATTGGTAATGTGCGCCTCCCCCAGTTATTTACGCGCAAACGGTGTACCGAATCAGCCGGAAGATTTAAATGCGGAACACTTTCTGCGCTATAGCTATATGGAGTTTGAACCGGCAAACTCGCAATTAATACAGGTGCTAAAGTCATATGCGCACAGCAAACCATCGGCCATGGTGGCCAACAATGGCGAGGTGTTAAAATCAGCCGCTGTAGTCGGTGATGGGTATGTGTTGCAACCAACATTTATTGTCGGAGAGGCCCTTCGTCAAGGACAGCTCATCACCATTCTTGATGATTTTGAAGTCGAACCACTGGGGCTGTATGCGGTATATCCACACCGCAAGCTAGTGGCACCAAAGCTGAGAGTGTTTATCGATTTTTTGAGTGGCTATTTTGGCGATCCGCCATATTGGGATCAGTTTGATCAAGTGTAA
- a CDS encoding 5-carboxymethyl-2-hydroxymuconate Delta-isomerase — protein sequence MPHCIIEHSHNLPASDLIDKVHQAAVASELFSIEGSDIKVRSIPYSHYKTGSVDISFVHATLRILPGRTAEQKSRLSHLVLEQLRLDIHSDCSISVEVVDIDGDSYAKVVV from the coding sequence ATGCCACATTGCATTATCGAACATTCACACAATCTGCCCGCCAGCGACCTGATCGATAAGGTTCACCAAGCTGCCGTTGCCTCCGAGCTGTTTTCCATTGAGGGCAGTGATATCAAAGTTCGCTCGATACCTTACAGCCATTATAAGACTGGCAGCGTCGATATTAGCTTTGTACACGCCACACTGAGAATTTTGCCGGGCAGAACGGCTGAGCAGAAATCACGGTTGTCTCACTTAGTGCTGGAACAACTGCGATTAGACATCCACTCTGACTGCTCAATTTCAGTAGAGGTGGTGGATATTGACGGTGATAGTTACGCCAAAGTGGTGGTTTAA